A stretch of DNA from Gemmatimonadota bacterium:
TCCTCTGGATCGGCGCAAAACGTCTCCGGATCTACCTCGCAGAACACGGGTGTGGCATTGCAGTGCAAAATCGGCGTAATCGTCGCGTGCCACGTCGCAGTGGGCACGATCACCTCTTTCCCCGCGCATGCACCCGCGGCAAAAATCGCCGAGTGCAAAGTCGCGGTACCATTGCACATACAAAGCGCGTGTTTGGTTCCCACAAAAGCCCGATATTCTTCTTCGAACTTGTCGAGTTGCGCGTAAGCGTCATCCTTGTTATCCAGAACCTGATTGACGTACTGCTTCTCCAAATCGCTTACACCTTGCCACGAATCATTCATCAAAGCGGTAACAGCCTTGGGACCACCGTCAATTGCCAGATCAGACATTTTTCCGCTCCTCTCAATGGACGAGTTTATGCGATGTATCACAATATAGCGCAATTCGGTCTCAGAAAGCAATCCATCTCGACATTTATTAAAAAAAATAAAAAACCGATCACTATAACTTCAGAGATCGGTTTTTTGCTCTTGTTATCAGGCCACTCGCTCTTCTTAAAACAGAATCGTCAAAGTCTGTGTCCCATTATCATAAGTACTCTCAAATCGCGGCAAAGGCGCAGAAGCTGGTCCTCGCAGAACCGCTCCCGTTGTCCTGTCAAATCTCGCACCATGGCATGAACACCAGATTTGTGGATCGCGTTCTCCCGGCAAATCCACCTCGCACGCCTCATGTGTACACACGGAACTCAAAACTGCAAAATCTTCTTCGGCACGTCTGAAAATGATCACGGGAGCGCCGCCGTTTTGCCCTTCAAAAACTTGTTTCACAGACCCTCCCACCTGTGCCAAGGCAGGCGCGCTACCCACATCGAATTGCACACTCACACCAGACGACTTCAATACATCATTCTCACATCCCGAAAACCATCCGGCGCACATGCACCCCCCCACAAGCGCGAGGGCCTGTGTCAAAAATGCTCTTCTTTCCGTCTTATCATCCACTGATATGTCTCCTGATTATGCCACAAGGGCCTTGTAAAACGGCCTCAACAACTTGCGAAGTTGGGCGCGCGCCCGAAACAGACGCGATTTTACAGTGCCCACTGAACACCCCTCAACACGGGCAATCTCCTGATACGATAGCCCATTCAACTCGCGCAGCACCAGCACAGACCGAAAAATGGGCGGCATCTGCGCCATCGCATGTGTCAAAATATCGCGCAACTCGCTCTGCTCTACCGCATAGTCCGTTCGCTCTGGACCTGCAAACAGGGCTTCATCGTCTACTTGTCTGCACCACCACTCATCATCCATTTTGACATCGTATTTGCGCTGTTGCGACTTAATCCAATCCAGACAACAATTGATGCTGATGCGATACAACCAGGTAGAAAATAGCGATTCTCCCTTAAATTGGTCAAGCGATTGAAACGCCTTGACAAACGCAATCTGTGCCAGATCATCGGCATCTTCCCTGTTGCCCACCATGCCAAACGCCGTATGAAAAATCCGCACATGGTGCCGCCGAACCAATTCGGAAAACGCCCTGGTCTGCCCCTTTTGGGCATACCCAACGAGCAATTTATCATCGCATGTTGACCAATTGAGCACAGAAAATCTCCCGCCTAAAATTCAATAATCAAATCAAAAGATACACTTTGCCGCCTATCGTAGTGATAAAATTCATCATTTGAAAAATTGCGCGAAATTCCGTATCCAAACTCCGTTGTCACGCGCTGCGTTAAAGGCAGTTCCAAAAACGCGTCAAAAAACGAGTACTCATCCTGGCGCAACGCGCCACCTGGCAAAATCGCGCCACTGACATCCCGTGCCAGATCGTCTTTATACGACTGCCTTTCATACCCGCCTTCGAGAATAAACCGAACCTGCAAGGGCAATTGCTGGGTCAGCCGCGCGGTTATTTGATCGCCGCTATAATCGTAGCGATCCTTTAATATATCATCATCGCCGTAAATTAGTGCATTAAATCTCGTGGGGGCATCATTTGCAGCCCGCAAGTTGATGCGCCGCTGGTAGCGCACCCGCAAGCCCGTATTATCTGCCAGAGATTGCGCCACCTGCAAACCCAAAACCACCTGTCCTTCAGCCCCCTCGCGCAACTTATAGCCCAAACCGAGATCGCCCCTCAGTGTCGTTCGCGTGGGCAAAAAATGGTTAATCTGAAAAAATGCGTAGTGATCGACATAACGCGACACATTCAAATTTGGATACGACCGCCAATTGAGTTGATACCCCACCCGCTTCATCGTATTCCCATCACTATACCATTTGCCCTGCACGTATCCCGCCAGTCCGGTATAATCATACACATCGTAAATAGAGCGATTTGCACGCGCAGCAAGCGAAAAACCAGCAAATATCCTATCGCGCTCACCGCTATTCAGATCGCGCGCAAAATCCACGCCCAATCGATTGGTCGCAAATGTCCGGTCGCCATTGTGACCAAACAAAAAACCATCGCCCCCAAAAAAGAACCGCAAATATGAAGCATCCATCTCCACGGGTCGCATCACAGAAGCGGAAAGTTGCGTCACAAAAGCACTCCCCCCCCCAGAGACGCCATCCACATTGGTATCGTAAATCGTTCCCACAGTCACATCTGTAAGCACATCTGCATCTGCTGTTTTCAGCCCCAAAAGCAACACACAGGCAAAGGTTGATAGTCGTTTCATACGCATTTCCTTTTATAGCGATGGGTTTATCATAAGGGGAAGGGCAGATACCCCTCCCCATGAACCTATGAATTATCCCGAGCTTGTGGATGGCGGTTTATGACCTCTGCCCCGGGGTCCACCCCGCCGACCATGCCCGCGCTTCCCCCCTCGCGAGCGCTCGGGACGTTCTACACCCCATTCCTCCAATTTCTCATCCACCGCCGCGCGAATGACTCGCCTGGATATATCCAACTCTCTCAAGCCCTCAATCAACGTCTTGAGCGCTGCTTCCTGCTCATCGGTTAACAGGGCCTCCAGACCGCGCTCGGGACGTTCAATACCCCACTCTTCCAACTTCGCATCCACCGCTGCACGAATATCTTCCCTCGACGTATCCGACGCCTTCAACCCTTCGATCAACGTCTTGAGTGCGGCTTCTTGCTCATCGGT
This window harbors:
- a CDS encoding Rieske (2Fe-2S) protein → MDDKTERRAFLTQALALVGGCMCAGWFSGCENDVLKSSGVSVQFDVGSAPALAQVGGSVKQVFEGQNGGAPVIIFRRAEEDFAVLSSVCTHEACEVDLPGERDPQIWCSCHGARFDRTTGAVLRGPASAPLPRFESTYDNGTQTLTILF
- a CDS encoding RNA polymerase sigma factor; the encoded protein is MLNWSTCDDKLLVGYAQKGQTRAFSELVRRHHVRIFHTAFGMVGNREDADDLAQIAFVKAFQSLDQFKGESLFSTWLYRISINCCLDWIKSQQRKYDVKMDDEWWCRQVDDEALFAGPERTDYAVEQSELRDILTHAMAQMPPIFRSVLVLRELNGLSYQEIARVEGCSVGTVKSRLFRARAQLRKLLRPFYKALVA